In a genomic window of Thermogemmata fonticola:
- a CDS encoding tetratricopeptide repeat protein: MRRPVLLLGIWMGATAGLLVYGPEGQSRPAEEREEKGPPQKKLPPQIDYSRLRQLLQRGNYNEAEEGYTQAVQRDGSVAAYIGLARVQREVGRYSDACATLDKAIKHHRGNADLLAERGELLYLLGRWEEARQDVEAALKVNPGNLRARWVKACLLRDQGELTAADQEVRTLVRAYTEASGTDQEIRDAQSLLIIGLAGAENARRHRRHQQFAFILNEVYRDAIKDDPDCWQAEYQAALLLLEKHNRAEGEAALDKAMAINPRSADVLTAKGYVAWNQGRADEALRYAERALKTNPKHAEALRLLADIRLLTGDVAGARQYVLAAQAVQPRSEAIQARRWVLEYLRGSPAGMQAVETEVTGFCRTPGVWHQEIAELLVQLKQYAAAERHYREAMRHRPDLAAAQAGLGLLYWQLGREAEAQTVLREAFRADPFHIRVANALKVLEHLAKYTTRETEHFVIKYSETDKVLAAWLADYLEKWFAEYRQKYGYAPSSKVLVEIIASREMFSGRVLALPGLPGAAQGASTGPLLVIPSPRADGKMQVYNWASVVRHELTHVFNLQQSDYRVPIWLTEGLAVRAEENHRFAAHRELLQARYLAGTLYDLNTIARGYHNFAQPEEVILAYFQGWLYVEYLASRFGEETIPQLLAAYRQGLTTSDALRRVCGMEQVAVEQGYRDYLRDYLRHLPRQEPQLSLAELEAAVRQQPDNADVCARLAGEYLRQQRWDQARSWAGKAWQLQRGHPGAALVLARLKQREKDRVGAIAILEDALKEHPQDSRLLRALSRLLLQEQRQEKAIEVLEQLRKLRLADEEALETLAGLYEQLKRPHEQIAVLTELAQVRPDDLAVHKQLARLCHGLRDWKQTVQWAEAALWIDVGDGEAKELLLDALKALGQKAEIQRLTARYQ; this comes from the coding sequence ATGAGAAGACCGGTCCTACTGCTGGGCATCTGGATGGGAGCCACCGCCGGACTACTAGTGTATGGGCCAGAAGGCCAAAGCCGCCCTGCGGAGGAAAGGGAAGAAAAGGGACCCCCTCAGAAGAAACTCCCACCCCAGATAGACTACTCTCGCTTGCGGCAACTCTTGCAGCGTGGCAATTACAACGAGGCGGAAGAAGGTTACACCCAAGCAGTCCAGCGGGATGGGTCGGTAGCGGCTTACATCGGTTTGGCGCGAGTCCAACGGGAAGTGGGGCGATACAGTGACGCCTGTGCGACACTTGATAAAGCCATAAAGCATCATCGGGGAAACGCCGACCTGCTGGCGGAACGGGGCGAGTTGCTCTACCTTTTGGGCCGCTGGGAGGAGGCACGCCAAGATGTGGAAGCTGCTTTGAAAGTCAATCCGGGCAACCTCCGAGCACGTTGGGTCAAAGCTTGCCTGTTGCGGGATCAAGGGGAGCTAACGGCGGCCGATCAGGAAGTGCGCACCTTGGTGCGCGCCTACACGGAAGCCAGCGGAACCGACCAAGAGATACGCGATGCCCAGAGCTTGTTGATTATCGGGTTAGCGGGAGCAGAAAACGCCCGGAGGCATCGGCGGCACCAGCAATTCGCCTTCATTTTGAATGAAGTCTACAGGGACGCAATTAAGGATGATCCCGATTGCTGGCAGGCTGAGTATCAGGCAGCCCTCCTCCTGCTGGAAAAGCACAACCGCGCGGAAGGGGAAGCAGCCTTAGACAAGGCCATGGCGATCAATCCCCGCTCCGCGGATGTTTTGACGGCGAAAGGGTACGTGGCCTGGAATCAAGGGCGGGCCGACGAAGCGCTCCGGTATGCAGAACGTGCTTTGAAGACCAATCCCAAGCATGCAGAAGCCCTCCGGCTGCTGGCCGACATCCGTTTGCTTACAGGGGACGTAGCGGGGGCCCGCCAATACGTGCTAGCCGCCCAAGCGGTGCAACCGCGCTCCGAGGCGATTCAAGCCCGGCGCTGGGTGCTGGAATACCTCCGTGGTTCCCCGGCAGGTATGCAGGCCGTTGAGACAGAAGTGACCGGATTCTGCCGGACGCCGGGCGTTTGGCACCAGGAAATTGCCGAATTGCTGGTTCAGCTCAAGCAGTACGCCGCTGCGGAACGGCACTACCGTGAGGCCATGCGCCATAGGCCGGACCTGGCCGCCGCCCAAGCGGGCTTGGGCTTGCTCTACTGGCAGTTGGGGCGCGAAGCAGAGGCACAAACTGTCCTGCGGGAAGCCTTTCGTGCTGACCCCTTTCACATCCGCGTTGCCAATGCCTTGAAGGTACTGGAACACCTGGCCAAATACACGACGCGGGAAACAGAACATTTCGTAATCAAGTACAGCGAAACCGACAAAGTACTAGCCGCATGGCTGGCTGATTACCTGGAAAAATGGTTCGCCGAGTATCGGCAGAAATATGGTTATGCTCCCAGTAGCAAGGTCCTGGTCGAGATCATCGCCAGCCGGGAGATGTTCAGCGGGCGTGTGCTGGCTCTTCCCGGCTTGCCAGGCGCAGCGCAAGGAGCAAGTACAGGCCCTCTGCTAGTGATTCCTTCTCCGCGAGCCGATGGCAAAATGCAGGTGTACAACTGGGCGAGTGTGGTCCGGCATGAGCTGACCCACGTCTTCAATCTCCAGCAGAGCGATTACCGCGTTCCCATCTGGTTGACGGAAGGCCTGGCGGTTCGTGCGGAGGAAAACCACCGCTTCGCCGCACATCGAGAGTTGCTTCAAGCACGTTACCTCGCTGGCACTTTGTACGACCTCAACACCATCGCGCGCGGCTATCACAACTTCGCTCAGCCGGAGGAGGTGATCCTGGCTTATTTCCAAGGCTGGCTCTATGTCGAATACTTGGCAAGTCGGTTTGGCGAGGAAACCATCCCTCAATTGCTGGCAGCTTACCGTCAGGGACTGACGACATCGGATGCTTTACGTCGGGTCTGCGGGATGGAACAAGTCGCGGTGGAGCAGGGGTATCGTGATTACCTGCGGGATTATCTCCGGCATCTGCCCCGTCAAGAACCGCAACTCAGCCTGGCAGAATTGGAAGCTGCCGTGCGCCAACAGCCCGACAACGCCGATGTGTGTGCCCGTTTGGCGGGGGAGTATTTGCGGCAGCAGCGCTGGGATCAGGCGCGCTCTTGGGCCGGGAAAGCCTGGCAATTGCAAAGGGGGCATCCCGGCGCTGCTCTAGTCTTAGCTCGCCTCAAACAACGCGAGAAAGATCGGGTAGGAGCCATCGCCATTCTCGAAGATGCCTTGAAGGAGCACCCGCAGGATAGCCGGTTGCTCCGGGCTTTGTCCCGACTATTACTTCAAGAGCAGCGCCAGGAGAAAGCGATCGAGGTCCTGGAGCAACTCCGCAAACTACGCCTGGCGGATGAGGAAGCACTGGAAACCCTAGCAGGGCTGTATGAGCAGCTCAAACGCCCGCACGAGCAGATCGCGGTGCTGACAGAATTGGCTCAAGTTCGTCCTGATGATCTCGCGGTGCACAAGCAACTGGCACGCCTCTGTCACGGTTTGCGCGATTGGAAGCAAACGGTCCAGTGGGCGGAAGCCGCCTTGTGGATCGACGTCGGGGATGGGGAAGCCAAGGAGCTATTACTCGACGCTCTGAAAGCCTTGGGACAGAAGGCGGAAATCCAGCGGCTCACTGCCCGTTACCAGTAG
- a CDS encoding DUF1501 domain-containing protein yields the protein MDQRSERKGLWSRRQWLQYAAHGFGWTALLHLLAEDGRLSAGSPTASGATQEPKAPPFAPKPTHFPASARAVIFLYMDGGPSQVDTFDPKPLLEKYHGRPFPGPVRPTQFNNVGMTLASPWKFRRYGDSGIAVSDLFPHVGRCVDDLCIIRSMTSKFSEHTNANYFLHTGHGQLGRPSMGAWAVYGLGTMSRDLPGFVVLSSGMIPPGGIDNFGNGFLPAAYQGTVFAPGPKPIADLHAPHSRPEKQQTRKRELLEILDRCTSERWAHPDPLDAAIANYELAFRMQTAVPKLLDLSRETVLTQRLYGLDEPRTALFGRQCLLARRLIEQGVRFVELLCPNVGHDRWDQHSNLKKGHEDNAAAVDKPIAGLLRDLKQRGLLDSTLVLWGGEFGRTPMAQGQDGRDHNPYGFSIWLAGGGVRGGITYGATDEFGYHAVENKVDVHDLHATILHLLGLDHTRLTFRFGGRDMRLTDVFGNVITDILCHPNPKNSKP from the coding sequence ATGGACCAGCGTAGCGAACGGAAGGGTCTTTGGAGTCGACGACAATGGTTGCAGTATGCGGCCCACGGTTTTGGCTGGACAGCTCTGCTGCACCTGCTTGCGGAGGATGGACGTTTATCGGCAGGATCACCCACAGCGTCAGGAGCCACTCAGGAACCGAAGGCTCCGCCCTTTGCCCCGAAGCCCACGCATTTCCCAGCAAGCGCGCGGGCTGTCATCTTCCTCTACATGGATGGCGGTCCCTCCCAGGTGGATACTTTTGATCCCAAACCGCTGCTGGAAAAGTACCACGGCCGACCTTTCCCTGGTCCTGTGCGGCCCACCCAATTCAACAACGTTGGCATGACACTGGCCAGCCCGTGGAAATTCCGCCGATACGGCGACAGCGGCATTGCGGTGAGCGACTTATTCCCCCATGTGGGCCGTTGTGTCGATGATTTGTGCATCATTCGGTCAATGACCTCGAAGTTCTCTGAGCATACGAATGCCAACTACTTCCTCCACACGGGGCATGGTCAACTGGGTCGGCCTAGTATGGGGGCGTGGGCGGTGTACGGCTTGGGAACGATGAGTCGGGATTTACCTGGTTTTGTGGTCCTCAGCAGCGGCATGATTCCTCCCGGCGGGATCGACAATTTTGGCAATGGCTTCCTTCCTGCAGCTTATCAGGGTACTGTATTCGCTCCAGGTCCCAAGCCGATTGCAGACTTGCACGCACCGCATTCTCGACCGGAGAAGCAGCAAACTCGCAAACGAGAATTGCTCGAGATTCTGGATCGCTGCACCTCGGAGCGTTGGGCACATCCGGACCCGCTCGACGCCGCCATTGCCAATTACGAATTGGCCTTCCGGATGCAAACCGCCGTGCCGAAATTGTTGGATTTGTCCCGCGAAACCGTGCTCACGCAGCGACTTTACGGGTTGGACGAACCGCGCACGGCGCTCTTCGGTCGGCAATGCCTTCTAGCCCGCCGACTGATTGAGCAGGGCGTCCGTTTCGTTGAACTCCTTTGTCCCAATGTCGGGCACGATCGCTGGGATCAACACAGCAACCTCAAGAAAGGCCACGAGGACAACGCCGCCGCGGTGGATAAGCCGATCGCCGGTTTGTTAAGGGATCTCAAACAGCGGGGACTGCTCGACAGCACTCTGGTGCTTTGGGGTGGTGAATTTGGCCGTACACCTATGGCCCAAGGACAAGACGGACGGGATCACAATCCTTACGGCTTTTCGATTTGGCTGGCCGGGGGAGGCGTTCGCGGCGGCATCACCTACGGCGCCACCGATGAGTTCGGCTATCACGCGGTCGAAAACAAAGTCGATGTCCACGACTTGCACGCGACAATCTTGCACCTTCTTGGCTTGGACCATACCCGCCTGACATTCCGTTTCGGCGGCCGCGACATGCGACTGACAGATGTGTTCGGAAACGTCATCACAGACATCCTGTGCCACCCCAACCCCAAAAACTCCAAACCCTGA
- a CDS encoding 4'-phosphopantetheinyl transferase family protein — MPPRLPSEQEVYVLELDLPAELSELDTSAWEDLTGSEQQRAFRYRSAQAQAQFVLCRSALRRWLGACLGVCPAHVPLTTNANGKPHLHPAVREGDGREATLLHFNVAHTLGKGLIAFARHPVGIDVERIRPVENAEGLMHRYFSPSECVLWQKSCMDDRADVFFRLWTGKEAVVKAVGRSLAAIGEFSLSLQDDLSAQVETCSSPELQGSWFIQAWKREAQYWLTLAVKVLG, encoded by the coding sequence ATGCCACCGCGGCTGCCCTCGGAGCAGGAGGTGTATGTTTTAGAGCTGGATTTGCCCGCAGAATTATCGGAGTTGGACACTTCAGCGTGGGAAGATTTGACAGGTTCCGAGCAACAGCGTGCCTTCCGATATCGTTCGGCCCAAGCCCAAGCTCAGTTCGTGCTCTGCCGGAGTGCCTTGCGGCGATGGTTAGGTGCCTGCTTGGGAGTGTGTCCTGCCCATGTCCCATTGACGACGAATGCCAATGGAAAACCCCACCTTCACCCCGCAGTCAGAGAAGGGGATGGGAGAGAGGCTACCCTCTTACACTTCAACGTCGCCCATACTTTGGGAAAGGGATTGATCGCGTTTGCACGGCATCCTGTTGGTATTGATGTGGAACGGATTCGCCCGGTGGAGAACGCGGAAGGGTTGATGCACCGTTACTTTTCTCCTTCCGAATGTGTCCTCTGGCAGAAGAGCTGTATGGATGACCGTGCTGATGTTTTTTTTCGTTTGTGGACGGGCAAGGAAGCGGTGGTCAAGGCAGTGGGCCGCTCCTTGGCTGCCATCGGGGAGTTCTCCCTCAGTTTACAGGATGATCTTTCCGCTCAGGTGGAGACATGCAGCAGTCCTGAACTTCAGGGATCGTGGTTTATCCAAGCTTGGAAGAGAGAAGCTCAATATTGGCTGACGCTTGCCGTCAAGGTTCTAGGTTGA